The proteins below are encoded in one region of Triticum aestivum cultivar Chinese Spring chromosome 1B, IWGSC CS RefSeq v2.1, whole genome shotgun sequence:
- the LOC123107665 gene encoding low temperature-induced protein lt101.2 yields MGSETFVEILLAILLPPVGVFLRYGIGVEFWICLLLTVLGYIPGIIYAIFVLVA; encoded by the exons ATGGGTTCGGAGACGTTCGTGGAGATCCTGCTGGCCATCCTGCTGCCGCCGGTCGGCGTCTTCCTCCGCTACGGCATCGGC GTGGAGTTCTGGATCTGCCTGCTGCTCACGGTGCTGGGCTACATCCCCGGCATCATCTACGCCATCTTCGTCCTCGTCGCATAG